In one Zymobacter palmae genomic region, the following are encoded:
- a CDS encoding putative periplasmic lipoprotein encodes MKKLLITAAASLLLLNGCATVFGPSQDTITVSTQDNDTKVFVDGLYMGNGTVTYPVPRGKSVTLSAEKKGCSPRVLQTGKSVVGLTFINILFWPGFIVDAATGSIMKADPVFYNLRLNCDS; translated from the coding sequence ATGAAAAAACTTCTAATTACAGCCGCTGCATCCCTTCTGCTACTGAACGGTTGTGCCACAGTATTTGGCCCCTCTCAAGATACTATTACGGTCAGTACTCAAGATAATGACACCAAGGTATTTGTCGACGGGCTGTATATGGGGAATGGAACGGTGACTTACCCAGTCCCTCGCGGTAAAAGCGTTACCCTTTCTGCCGAAAAGAAAGGCTGTTCGCCACGCGTACTGCAAACGGGGAAATCAGTGGTTGGCCTTACATTTATCAATATTCTGTTCTGGCCAGGATTCATTGTGGACGCTGCAACAGGATCCATAATGAAGGCAGATCCGGTCTTTTATAATCTTCGTCTCAACTGTGATTCGTGA
- a CDS encoding allantoate amidohydrolase — protein MIHDAASVMQACDRLAAISARSDGIERVYLSDEHARCHALVAPWFEAAGLMTWQDAAGNLCGRMEGASDGLPAVMLGSHLDTVPCAGRYDGILGVMIALAVVERFKAARHTLPFALEVVGFGDEEGVRFGSTLLGSQAIAGGWNARWWGLEDAEGITLTEAFTSFGLVPERIAEAARRPDALVAYLEAHIEQGPYLEAQARPLGVVTAIAGARRFDVECAGHAGHAGTTPMTMRQDALCAASEAVLAIENAARKHGCVATVGKLDTVAGAVNVVPGLVRFSVDIRAQDDALRDQAWAEITAAFESIGAARRVAFSNRETHCAAAVGCAPELQSAIARGIRSVTGEKEPLRLVSGAGHDAMAMANLTDVGMLFLRCAGGISHHPDESVLEEDVALAIDAMVATVSALAETHKVQIETATV, from the coding sequence ATGATCCACGATGCTGCGTCCGTGATGCAGGCATGCGATCGGCTGGCGGCGATATCCGCTCGCAGCGATGGCATTGAACGCGTCTATCTTTCCGATGAACATGCCCGGTGCCATGCCCTAGTGGCGCCGTGGTTTGAAGCGGCGGGACTGATGACATGGCAAGATGCGGCGGGCAATCTGTGTGGCCGCATGGAAGGCGCAAGCGATGGGCTGCCTGCCGTGATGCTGGGCTCACACCTTGATACGGTGCCCTGCGCCGGTCGCTATGACGGCATCCTCGGCGTGATGATCGCGTTGGCGGTGGTGGAACGCTTCAAGGCGGCACGCCATACACTGCCGTTTGCGCTTGAAGTGGTTGGATTCGGCGATGAGGAGGGGGTTCGCTTCGGCAGTACGCTGTTGGGTAGCCAAGCCATCGCCGGTGGCTGGAACGCGCGGTGGTGGGGGCTGGAGGATGCCGAGGGCATCACACTGACCGAAGCGTTCACGTCCTTTGGGCTTGTGCCTGAGCGGATCGCTGAAGCCGCGCGGCGGCCCGATGCACTGGTCGCCTATTTGGAAGCGCATATCGAACAAGGGCCTTATTTAGAAGCGCAAGCGCGGCCGCTGGGTGTGGTCACGGCCATTGCGGGCGCTCGGCGATTCGATGTGGAGTGTGCCGGGCATGCAGGCCATGCTGGTACCACCCCGATGACGATGCGCCAAGATGCCCTGTGCGCCGCAAGCGAAGCGGTGCTGGCCATTGAGAATGCGGCCAGAAAGCATGGTTGTGTCGCTACCGTTGGCAAGCTGGATACCGTGGCCGGAGCCGTCAACGTAGTGCCGGGGCTTGTCCGTTTCAGCGTGGATATCCGTGCTCAGGACGATGCCCTGCGCGATCAGGCATGGGCCGAAATCACAGCCGCTTTTGAGTCTATTGGCGCGGCTCGCCGGGTAGCGTTTTCAAACCGAGAAACGCACTGTGCGGCAGCAGTAGGGTGCGCTCCCGAACTACAAAGCGCGATTGCTCGCGGCATTCGCAGTGTCACGGGGGAAAAGGAACCACTGAGGTTGGTCAGTGGCGCCGGACACGATGCTATGGCCATGGCGAACCTTACTGACGTTGGCATGCTGTTCCTGCGCTGTGCAGGCGGTATCAGTCATCATCCAGATGAGTCCGTGCTGGAAGAGGACGTTGCGTTGGCGATCGACGCGATGGTAGCGACGGTCAGCGCATTGGCAGAGACCCACAAGGTGCAGATTGAGACCGCCACCGTGTGA
- a CDS encoding VRR-NUC domain-containing protein, with protein sequence MGRLRLGGGENKEYIGNRFSGNLDYEDKIFLCSAACQCEKTPLIAKDGSERKQDCMSMRINALAKASPKSSFYKAEVNYDMTQAPPEPVLESCPAPGIEPQRHPYLPGWITKYWNDTAKGRPSWQSGCGYIKRPDVIIVHDPLKSPVQSNIKTVVEVKFPNDTFGKDQIEDYIEIAGSEDKVAVLLTEDCGCSDKEREREPVSEPAVAPAEEISAHSSQARAEVQQEADNSYAYYDGDNVMHVVASPLDDNENSSSYNLGKFFYLSAAEQRVLAESSGMALAALATIVAYSWLALLA encoded by the coding sequence ATGGGAAGGCTTAGGCTAGGTGGGGGAGAAAATAAAGAATATATTGGCAATAGATTTAGCGGAAATTTAGATTATGAAGACAAGATATTTCTATGCAGCGCCGCATGTCAATGTGAAAAGACGCCGCTTATAGCCAAAGATGGCTCTGAAAGAAAGCAAGATTGCATGAGTATGAGAATAAATGCCTTGGCAAAAGCATCTCCGAAATCTTCTTTCTACAAAGCAGAGGTAAACTATGATATGACTCAGGCCCCGCCTGAGCCGGTATTGGAAAGCTGTCCTGCACCCGGAATAGAGCCTCAAAGGCACCCTTATCTTCCCGGCTGGATAACCAAATATTGGAATGACACTGCGAAAGGACGGCCTTCGTGGCAGAGCGGATGTGGATACATAAAAAGACCTGATGTAATAATTGTACATGATCCATTAAAATCTCCAGTGCAGTCTAATATAAAAACTGTAGTTGAGGTTAAATTTCCAAACGATACATTTGGAAAAGACCAAATAGAAGATTATATAGAAATAGCAGGAAGCGAAGATAAAGTTGCAGTCCTTTTAACAGAGGATTGTGGATGCTCTGACAAAGAGCGTGAACGTGAACCGGTGTCTGAACCGGCAGTTGCTCCTGCTGAAGAAATATCCGCTCACTCCTCCCAAGCTCGGGCAGAGGTTCAACAGGAAGCTGATAATTCGTATGCATACTATGATGGAGATAATGTTATGCATGTCGTAGCTTCTCCCCTTGACGATAATGAGAACTCATCATCATATAACCTTGGGAAATTTTTTTACTTATCGGCTGCGGAGCAGCGAGTCCTTGCAGAATCATCTGGTATGGCTTTGGCAGCCTTGGCTACTATTGTTGCGTATTCTTGGCTTGCGCTCCTTGCGTAA
- a CDS encoding PAAR domain-containing protein has protein sequence MGKNKHAFDKVIYMVIYPYLIKRENIMAGGRVIRVGDMTTHGGTVIEGDSTMIINGRLAARVGDLVACPACLGVYPIIEGNPGLTSNGKPIAYEGCRTACGAQLILKENATFIHRVPSGGAASVQHETSAASAEQQVSGQRMQGRDEPNSRPYSGRFKVIDRSSGRPYLMKPVEVTCSDGQVIQCITDEQGYTPVISSDRPSTISIKIME, from the coding sequence ATGGGAAAAAACAAGCACGCATTTGATAAAGTTATCTATATGGTAATATACCCATATCTTATAAAAAGAGAGAACATCATGGCAGGTGGAAGAGTCATTCGAGTGGGGGATATGACGACCCATGGAGGAACCGTCATTGAAGGGGACTCCACGATGATCATCAATGGCCGACTGGCAGCCAGGGTTGGCGATCTTGTTGCTTGTCCAGCATGCTTGGGGGTCTATCCGATCATTGAAGGCAACCCGGGGCTGACCAGTAACGGGAAGCCGATAGCCTATGAGGGATGCCGAACGGCATGCGGTGCTCAGTTAATCCTCAAAGAAAACGCAACGTTTATTCATCGGGTCCCCTCTGGTGGAGCGGCGTCAGTGCAGCATGAAACGTCAGCGGCCTCGGCGGAACAGCAAGTCAGCGGTCAACGCATGCAAGGGAGAGACGAGCCTAATTCAAGGCCATACTCAGGGCGCTTCAAGGTGATTGACCGAAGCAGTGGAAGGCCTTACTTGATGAAACCAGTAGAAGTGACATGCTCTGATGGGCAAGTTATTCAATGCATAACAGATGAGCAGGGCTATACCCCCGTTATAAGCAGTGACCGTCCGTCGACAATTTCTATAAAGATTATGGAGTAA
- a CDS encoding type VI immunity family protein, translating into MDTKLLELYGNRMEFPGRLLSGNPQDYVGMALSVSCTIFFRWGWQEEKKEAICKALDKYMSCFGSEIKWVFSDEEPGKGNKQEYKKTEPLRKLYKKWDDNVLVYRKYKGGNTFDDASPYSFLIGSRRKWKSDKFERAGEIGMDVVRFSVPLPALVQHPKVFQEMVLELADGLDALHGFAGLSTELSPDQLTEEPTEAWQAQRWNGMSVGDDFLASGRLATTRIKTVSWLTIIGQDIIPKADYQWLRSELPPSWFAFYEYKTGVIVQSGPAPDPAPLSSNPLPATYVLPNMLLKPFRAEDCTIHLNTGLTPLIATKEARSAWLSRFDVPEDQLDVYKAKLTKMPCLKQKHVLMDAIDPRLQPLYK; encoded by the coding sequence ATGGATACTAAGTTATTGGAGCTCTACGGAAATAGAATGGAGTTTCCGGGAAGACTATTAAGTGGAAACCCGCAAGATTATGTAGGGATGGCTTTGAGTGTATCTTGCACTATTTTCTTTAGATGGGGTTGGCAGGAAGAGAAAAAAGAAGCTATCTGTAAAGCCTTAGATAAATATATGTCTTGCTTTGGTTCGGAAATAAAATGGGTTTTTTCTGATGAAGAACCGGGTAAGGGAAATAAGCAAGAATACAAAAAGACTGAACCCCTTAGAAAATTATACAAAAAGTGGGATGACAATGTTCTTGTATATCGAAAATACAAAGGAGGGAACACATTTGATGATGCAAGCCCCTATTCGTTCCTAATAGGCTCTAGACGGAAATGGAAGTCAGACAAGTTTGAGAGAGCGGGCGAAATAGGCATGGATGTTGTTCGCTTCTCTGTACCGCTTCCTGCTTTAGTGCAACACCCTAAGGTATTCCAAGAGATGGTGCTTGAATTGGCAGATGGCTTGGATGCATTGCATGGTTTCGCAGGGCTGAGCACAGAATTATCGCCCGATCAGCTAACAGAAGAACCTACCGAAGCATGGCAAGCTCAACGCTGGAATGGTATGTCTGTAGGCGACGATTTTTTGGCATCAGGACGGCTCGCTACTACAAGGATAAAAACGGTTTCATGGCTGACCATCATTGGTCAGGACATAATACCGAAGGCGGACTATCAGTGGTTGAGATCAGAATTACCTCCTAGCTGGTTTGCCTTTTATGAATACAAGACAGGGGTGATTGTTCAATCAGGTCCTGCTCCAGATCCAGCCCCATTGAGCTCTAACCCATTGCCTGCAACGTATGTGCTTCCCAATATGCTTCTTAAACCGTTTAGAGCAGAGGATTGCACAATACATTTGAACACCGGCCTAACGCCGCTCATTGCCACTAAAGAGGCCAGATCAGCTTGGTTGTCTCGCTTTGATGTGCCAGAAGACCAGCTTGATGTTTACAAGGCCAAGCTAACCAAAATGCCCTGCCTGAAACAGAAGCACGTACTGATGGACGCTATAGATCCGCGGTTACAACCTCTCTATAAATGA
- a CDS encoding TatD family hydrolase, which translates to MDDQSHMTAYHDHHCHLDAVAFDDDRDDVVARARALGVTRCTLAATVREHWPRVIETAHRYGFDYQLGLHPYFMDQHRLEGAGHDIDALADLLAEFPRDQALVGIGECGVDKRFPETLKQQWALFEAQLQLAKAYRLPVVIHCVRLYDEVAKRLRELQLPAGGIVHGFIGSVQQAQRFVALGFRVGIGGAITWPRNERLRRVVAALPAEAIALESDAPDMPLWWPETQRPQWLRSHNGRDRNEPCMVARLAEQVAALQAGNEARHPRFPE; encoded by the coding sequence ATGGATGACCAGAGTCATATGACGGCATATCACGATCATCACTGTCATCTAGATGCGGTGGCGTTCGACGATGATCGGGATGACGTCGTAGCGCGAGCACGAGCGTTAGGCGTGACGCGCTGTACGCTGGCGGCGACGGTGCGGGAGCACTGGCCGCGGGTGATTGAGACGGCACATCGCTACGGTTTCGATTATCAGCTAGGGCTGCATCCTTACTTCATGGATCAACACCGCTTAGAGGGTGCCGGTCACGATATTGACGCTTTGGCTGATTTACTGGCGGAGTTCCCGCGAGATCAAGCGCTGGTAGGCATAGGGGAGTGCGGTGTCGACAAGCGCTTTCCTGAGACACTCAAACAGCAATGGGCGTTATTCGAGGCGCAGCTTCAGCTGGCGAAGGCCTATCGGCTGCCGGTCGTGATTCATTGCGTGCGACTGTACGATGAGGTGGCAAAGCGCCTGCGCGAACTGCAGCTACCCGCCGGAGGTATTGTGCACGGTTTTATCGGTAGCGTGCAGCAGGCACAGCGCTTCGTGGCACTCGGGTTCAGAGTGGGTATTGGCGGAGCCATTACATGGCCGCGCAATGAACGGCTGCGTCGCGTGGTAGCGGCACTGCCAGCAGAGGCTATCGCATTGGAAAGCGATGCCCCAGATATGCCGCTGTGGTGGCCTGAAACGCAGCGGCCTCAGTGGTTGCGCAGCCACAACGGGCGGGATCGTAACGAACCGTGCATGGTCGCGCGGTTGGCAGAACAGGTCGCTGCGCTACAGGCTGGTAATGAGGCTAGACACCCTCGTTTTCCTGAGTGA
- a CDS encoding YdcF family protein, with protein MTLDKGVIGRTVMAVVACVALVLVVELIVLLWVGVRDDIAPSDVGIVLGSSITAGGEPSPRLQARLDRTGELWQAGVFPAVIVSGGVEPEGWDEAAIMARYLQQRWHVPASAILLDATGNTTHDTACHSAALMRQHGYRSALVVSQHFHIARSRDALQQAGIDDVHHAHAYFFERRDIYSTVREMVAWPLYRWRHADGCASSD; from the coding sequence ATGACGCTAGATAAGGGTGTAATTGGACGAACTGTGATGGCGGTGGTTGCCTGTGTGGCATTGGTGTTAGTGGTGGAGCTAATTGTCCTGCTGTGGGTGGGAGTGCGAGACGATATTGCGCCCAGCGATGTGGGGATCGTGCTGGGGTCTAGCATTACTGCTGGAGGTGAGCCATCGCCGCGCTTGCAGGCACGTCTTGATAGGACTGGCGAACTGTGGCAAGCGGGAGTGTTTCCTGCCGTGATCGTAAGCGGTGGGGTCGAGCCGGAAGGGTGGGACGAAGCCGCTATCATGGCGCGCTACCTACAGCAGCGCTGGCACGTTCCAGCATCTGCCATTTTGCTCGACGCTACTGGCAACACCACTCATGACACGGCCTGTCATAGTGCTGCCTTGATGCGTCAACATGGCTATCGCAGCGCGCTGGTGGTCAGTCAGCATTTTCATATTGCACGCAGCCGTGATGCTTTACAGCAAGCAGGGATTGATGACGTTCATCACGCGCATGCATATTTTTTTGAAAGACGGGATATTTACTCGACGGTACGTGAAATGGTGGCCTGGCCACTATATCGTTGGCGTCATGCTGACGGTTGTGCTTCTAGCGATTAA
- the prfC gene encoding peptide chain release factor 3 yields the protein MSTDFEFLKQGDSECAQEASIRRTFAIISHPDAGKTTLTEKLLLFGNAIQVAGAVKSKREARHATSDWMKMEQERGISVTTSVMQFPYKGRIVNLLDTPGHEDFSEDTYRTLTAVDSALMVVDAAKGVEERTIKLMEVCRLRTTPILTFINKMDRETRDPIEVMDEIETVLNIACAPVTWPIGMGKRFKGVYHLINDTIHLYQTGQGHRIQEDQRIDGIDNPEVDKVLGESMAQELRDEIELVRGASHEFDLEAYRAGDLTPVFFGTAMGNFGVREMLDGFVEYAPPPQTYTTDTRDVEAGDERFSGFVFKIQANMDPKHRDRVAFLRVCSGKYDRNMKMHHVRIGKDVKIADAMTFMAADRSHVEEAWPGDVIGLHNHGTIQIGDTFTAGEDMRFTGIPHFAPELFRRVRLKDPLKAKQLQKGLQQLSEEGATQVFMPLDNNDLIVGAVGVLQFDVVAHRLLEEYKVDCIYEAVNVTTARWLDGDERKLDEMKRKTSTNLAIDGGGHLTYLAPTRVNLQLTEERWPDITFRTTREH from the coding sequence ATGAGTACAGATTTCGAATTTTTGAAGCAAGGCGACAGCGAATGTGCCCAAGAGGCAAGCATTCGCAGAACGTTTGCCATCATTTCTCACCCCGATGCCGGTAAAACCACTCTGACCGAGAAGTTACTGCTGTTCGGGAATGCGATTCAGGTGGCCGGTGCAGTGAAAAGCAAGCGCGAAGCGCGCCATGCCACGTCTGACTGGATGAAGATGGAGCAGGAACGTGGTATCTCCGTGACCACGTCTGTGATGCAGTTCCCGTACAAAGGGCGCATCGTCAACCTGCTGGATACACCCGGACACGAAGACTTCTCGGAAGATACCTACCGCACGCTGACGGCGGTTGACTCCGCGCTGATGGTGGTCGATGCCGCCAAAGGTGTCGAGGAACGTACCATCAAGCTGATGGAAGTCTGTCGTCTGCGTACTACGCCCATCCTGACCTTCATCAACAAAATGGACCGTGAAACCCGCGATCCTATTGAAGTTATGGATGAAATCGAGACGGTATTGAACATTGCCTGTGCGCCGGTCACTTGGCCGATTGGGATGGGGAAACGGTTCAAGGGCGTCTATCACCTGATCAACGACACGATCCACCTGTATCAGACCGGTCAGGGGCATCGTATTCAGGAAGATCAGCGCATCGACGGTATCGACAATCCCGAAGTGGACAAGGTACTGGGCGAAAGCATGGCTCAGGAGCTGCGTGATGAGATCGAACTGGTGCGCGGCGCTTCCCATGAGTTTGATCTTGAAGCCTACCGTGCAGGGGATCTGACCCCCGTATTCTTCGGTACTGCGATGGGTAACTTCGGCGTTCGCGAAATGCTGGATGGTTTCGTCGAGTACGCTCCGCCGCCTCAGACCTACACCACCGATACGCGTGACGTCGAAGCGGGCGATGAACGTTTCAGTGGTTTCGTGTTCAAGATTCAGGCGAACATGGACCCAAAACACCGCGACCGCGTGGCGTTCCTGCGTGTATGTTCGGGCAAGTACGACCGCAACATGAAGATGCACCATGTGCGTATTGGCAAGGACGTGAAAATCGCTGATGCGATGACGTTTATGGCCGCTGACCGCAGCCATGTCGAAGAGGCGTGGCCTGGTGACGTAATCGGTCTGCACAACCATGGCACGATCCAGATCGGGGATACCTTCACCGCAGGTGAAGATATGCGCTTTACCGGCATTCCGCACTTTGCGCCGGAACTGTTCCGCCGCGTGCGTCTGAAGGATCCGCTGAAGGCCAAGCAGCTGCAGAAAGGGTTGCAGCAGCTGTCCGAGGAAGGGGCCACTCAGGTGTTCATGCCGCTCGACAACAATGACCTCATCGTCGGGGCGGTCGGTGTGCTGCAGTTCGATGTAGTCGCGCACCGCCTGCTGGAAGAGTACAAGGTCGATTGCATCTACGAGGCCGTTAACGTGACGACGGCGCGCTGGCTCGACGGCGATGAACGTAAGCTGGATGAAATGAAGCGTAAGACCAGTACCAACCTGGCGATCGACGGTGGTGGTCACCTGACCTATCTAGCCCCGACGCGTGTCAACCTGCAGCTGACGGAAGAACGCTGGCCGGACATCACGTTCCGCACCACGCGCGAGCATTAA
- the mscL gene encoding large conductance mechanosensitive channel protein MscL, translating to MASQFLKDFRKFAVKGNVVDMAIGIIIGAAFTSIVNSLVKDILTPIIGLFTGGLNFDNMFVVLREGAIAGPYPSLDIAQKAGAVTINYGNFLNAAISFIIVAFVCFMLVRMIGKLQRKEETEVKAPTTKECPFCASTIPLKATRCPSCTSELGSTAGTMADSEATQG from the coding sequence ATGGCCAGTCAATTTCTGAAGGATTTTCGCAAGTTTGCCGTCAAGGGCAACGTTGTCGATATGGCAATCGGTATCATCATCGGTGCTGCGTTCACCAGCATCGTCAACAGCTTGGTGAAGGACATTCTGACGCCCATCATCGGTCTGTTTACCGGTGGTCTGAATTTCGACAATATGTTCGTCGTGCTTCGTGAGGGTGCTATTGCGGGGCCTTACCCGTCACTGGATATCGCTCAGAAGGCTGGGGCAGTCACCATCAACTACGGTAACTTCCTGAATGCGGCGATCTCCTTCATCATTGTGGCATTCGTCTGCTTTATGCTGGTTCGCATGATCGGCAAGCTGCAGCGCAAGGAAGAAACCGAAGTCAAAGCGCCGACCACCAAAGAATGCCCGTTCTGTGCGTCGACCATCCCGCTCAAAGCCACTCGCTGCCCGTCATGCACGTCTGAGCTGGGTAGCACTGCCGGTACGATGGCCGATAGTGAAGCCACCCAAGGCTAA
- a CDS encoding ribonucleotide-diphosphate reductase subunit beta — protein sequence MSGISGHQRQIKILQPSLSTSTSRLLNGQRHRVPLDEKPFPSFLRTFQELSTNYWIPDEVDMKDDAKEYHDLPAKERYAFDAIIGLLATLDSPQTRLIYNISDYVTEHAAHVNASMIAQQEAIHNESYSYVLSSITGLADQKRVFELARTHPTIVARNAPIMAAYDEFLSEKTPDTLVKALLQSSILEGINFYSGFAFFYNLVRQNRMTGTGKIISFINRDELAHTKFITELVRAILGEQRHLNTDALADYAREAFRHAVDLETQWSSEVLTDIDGIDVQEMLTYVKYRANKMAGMLGIEPLYDEATDNGMPWIRAYADNFTEIKTDFFEQRNASYKKTNGQNDFDSL from the coding sequence ATGTCAGGCATATCGGGTCATCAGCGCCAGATTAAAATCCTTCAACCGTCTCTGAGTACCTCAACGTCACGGTTATTGAACGGTCAGCGGCATCGCGTTCCGCTCGATGAAAAACCGTTCCCTTCCTTCCTCAGGACATTCCAAGAACTGTCGACTAACTACTGGATTCCCGATGAAGTAGACATGAAGGATGACGCCAAGGAATATCACGATCTTCCCGCGAAGGAGCGCTATGCGTTCGATGCCATCATCGGCCTGCTAGCGACGCTGGATTCACCACAGACACGCCTGATCTACAACATTAGTGACTATGTCACGGAGCATGCCGCTCACGTGAATGCGTCGATGATCGCTCAGCAGGAAGCCATTCATAACGAGAGCTATTCCTATGTGCTGTCGTCGATCACCGGCCTTGCCGATCAGAAACGCGTGTTCGAACTGGCACGCACGCACCCCACCATCGTGGCACGCAATGCGCCCATCATGGCGGCTTACGATGAATTTCTGTCTGAGAAGACACCGGATACGCTGGTAAAGGCGCTGCTGCAATCGTCAATACTGGAAGGTATCAACTTCTACTCCGGCTTCGCCTTCTTTTATAACCTAGTGCGCCAGAACCGCATGACCGGCACAGGCAAGATCATCAGCTTCATCAACCGCGACGAGCTGGCGCACACCAAATTCATCACGGAACTGGTACGCGCTATTCTGGGCGAACAGCGACATCTTAATACCGACGCACTGGCGGACTATGCGCGCGAGGCCTTCCGTCACGCCGTCGATCTCGAAACGCAGTGGTCATCGGAAGTGCTGACGGACATTGATGGCATTGACGTACAGGAGATGCTGACCTACGTGAAGTACCGCGCTAACAAGATGGCGGGAATGCTGGGTATCGAACCGCTGTACGATGAAGCCACCGACAACGGCATGCCGTGGATTCGGGCCTACGCAGACAACTTCACCGAGATCAAGACCGACTTCTTCGAACAGCGCAATGCCAGCTACAAGAAAACCAACGGACAGAATGATTTCGACAGCCTATAG